From Paenibacillus sp. PK3_47, the proteins below share one genomic window:
- a CDS encoding GGDEF domain-containing protein — MSKERIFDFSLFAAAVAIAFASGTGITFDHIYITALLLYWAFSSFYFHLRIVSRSGNSTIDYAISYSSSFGIFAGPLGTLAFECIYRFTVYFYKKKTKTADPGEFLDTFYNIGSATLAGSMCYYLYRFLYPYVEGIPFGYWLLFLFIVWITSMVTSTLLVLVFIISGDVKNWNEAKHLLFKSRTLLDFSKIALTNALLLRLVQAEQWEMTVALFLLNYIVSISFYSKSQSAQDKFERDKFEQMAYRDFLTGTYNRAHMDLMMKELGQGTEWIGIVVADIDRFKKINDNYNHAVGDKVIIHFADTLRAHLQEEDILFRSGGEEFTMFLRNKTFEQCYAAIGAILNNGDGYKASADFEDQEIQVHYSASFGLYYFRTDPRQKTSMEKGYVSADQLLLESKKLGRNRLSSKQEL, encoded by the coding sequence ATGTCCAAAGAACGGATATTCGACTTCTCGCTGTTTGCCGCTGCCGTCGCTATAGCCTTCGCCTCCGGCACCGGAATAACATTTGATCATATATATATAACGGCTCTGCTGCTGTACTGGGCCTTCTCAAGCTTTTACTTTCACCTGCGCATTGTAAGCCGGAGCGGCAACTCTACGATTGACTACGCCATCAGCTACAGCTCCTCCTTCGGCATTTTTGCCGGGCCGCTGGGCACCTTGGCCTTTGAGTGCATTTACCGCTTTACCGTATATTTTTACAAAAAGAAAACCAAAACGGCCGATCCCGGAGAATTCCTGGATACTTTTTATAACATCGGTTCAGCTACGCTTGCCGGCTCCATGTGTTATTATCTCTACAGATTTCTCTATCCGTATGTAGAAGGAATTCCGTTCGGCTACTGGCTGCTGTTCCTCTTTATCGTGTGGATCACTTCCATGGTGACTTCCACGCTGCTGGTCCTGGTCTTTATCATTTCGGGGGATGTGAAGAACTGGAACGAGGCCAAGCACCTGCTGTTCAAGAGCAGAACGCTGCTGGATTTCAGCAAAATCGCCCTGACCAACGCCCTGCTGCTGCGTCTTGTACAAGCGGAACAGTGGGAGATGACGGTCGCCCTCTTTCTGCTTAATTACATTGTCAGCATCTCGTTCTACTCCAAATCGCAGAGTGCCCAGGATAAATTTGAACGGGACAAGTTCGAGCAGATGGCTTACCGCGACTTTTTGACGGGGACGTACAACCGCGCGCATATGGACCTGATGATGAAAGAACTCGGCCAGGGCACGGAATGGATCGGCATCGTTGTCGCAGATATCGACCGGTTCAAAAAAATCAATGATAATTACAATCACGCCGTCGGCGATAAGGTGATCATTCATTTTGCCGATACGCTGAGAGCGCATTTGCAGGAGGAAGACATCCTGTTCCGCAGCGGCGGGGAAGAATTCACCATGTTCCTGAGAAATAAGACCTTTGAGCAGTGTTATGCCGCGATCGGGGCCATACTCAATAATGGTGACGGGTACAAAGCCAGCGCTGATTTTGAGGATCAGGAGATTCAGGTCCATTATTCCGCCTCATTCGGCCTGTATTATTTCCGGACCGACCCAAGGCAGAAGACTTCCATGGAAAAAGGGTATGTCAGCGCCGACCAGCTGCTGCTGGAATCCAAGAAGCTCGGCCGAAACAGGCTTTCCAGCAAGCAGGAGCTTTAG
- the murC gene encoding UDP-N-acetylmuramate--L-alanine ligase — MDTTERVHFIGIGGYGMSAIARVMLEMGYTVTGSDVAAQELTEKLIAKGAKVYIGHTAEQVKGADLVVYSTALASDNVEWVEAERLKIPVLHRSQMLARLLNERKGVAVAGAHGKTTTSSMIALIMEECGVDPTYIIGGEIMNVGTNAKAGQGEFVVAEADESDGSFLQYHPWLAIVTNIEADHLENYGGDFGKLKAAYVQFMNQLREDGTAIVCADDETARSLLTEVKGNVITYGINSPDADYIATDIVLGDRLVSYTMNHGAEVLGRIELSIPGQYNLYNSMAAVIACLKSGVAFEAIAEAIVKFHGAKRRFQVLGEVNDILVIDDYAHHPTEIQATISAAKATGKRIIAVFQPQRYTRTFFLLDAFSRAFSEADEVIITDIYSPAGEKQIEGVTSARLVELIVQNSNASARHLPTKEDVLADLQNRIAPGDLVLTMGAGDIWKVGYTLADGLRKPGAQE; from the coding sequence TTGGATACTACTGAACGTGTGCATTTTATAGGGATCGGCGGCTACGGAATGAGCGCGATTGCCCGGGTAATGCTGGAAATGGGATACACGGTTACGGGCTCCGATGTGGCGGCCCAGGAACTGACCGAGAAATTGATTGCCAAAGGGGCCAAGGTCTATATCGGCCATACGGCCGAGCAGGTTAAAGGTGCGGATCTGGTCGTATATTCGACGGCGCTCGCAAGCGATAATGTGGAATGGGTGGAAGCGGAACGGCTCAAAATTCCTGTTCTTCACCGTTCGCAAATGCTGGCCCGCCTGCTGAATGAGCGCAAGGGAGTTGCTGTTGCAGGGGCGCACGGCAAAACCACCACCTCTTCGATGATCGCCCTGATTATGGAAGAGTGCGGCGTGGACCCTACGTACATTATCGGCGGGGAAATTATGAATGTCGGCACGAATGCCAAGGCGGGACAAGGGGAGTTTGTTGTAGCGGAAGCGGATGAAAGCGACGGCTCCTTCCTGCAGTACCATCCTTGGCTGGCGATTGTTACGAATATTGAAGCCGATCACCTGGAGAATTACGGCGGTGATTTCGGCAAGCTCAAAGCCGCATATGTGCAGTTTATGAATCAGCTGCGCGAAGACGGCACGGCGATTGTCTGTGCGGATGATGAGACAGCCCGTTCGCTTTTGACTGAAGTGAAGGGCAATGTCATTACCTACGGCATTAACTCGCCTGATGCGGATTATATTGCTACAGATATCGTACTTGGTGACCGTCTGGTATCTTATACCATGAACCATGGGGCGGAAGTGCTGGGCCGGATCGAGCTGTCTATTCCGGGACAATACAATCTGTACAATTCCATGGCTGCAGTAATCGCCTGTCTGAAGTCGGGCGTGGCGTTTGAAGCCATTGCTGAGGCGATTGTGAAGTTCCATGGCGCCAAGCGGCGTTTTCAGGTGCTGGGAGAGGTCAATGACATTCTCGTTATTGATGATTATGCCCACCACCCTACGGAGATTCAGGCGACCATCAGCGCAGCCAAGGCAACAGGCAAACGGATTATTGCCGTATTCCAGCCGCAGCGGTATACCCGCACCTTCTTCCTGCTGGATGCTTTCAGCCGTGCCTTCAGCGAAGCGGATGAGGTTATTATCACCGACATCTATTCACCGGCCGGGGAGAAGCAGATCGAAGGTGTTACCTCCGCCAGGCTTGTGGAACTGATTGTGCAGAACAGTAACGCAAGCGCAAGGCATTTGCCGACCAAGGAAGATGTGCTGGCTGATCTGCAGAACCGGATTGCCCCGGGAGATCTGGTGCTCACTATGGGCGCAGGGGATATCTGGAAAGTGGGCTACACGCTTGCTGACGGCTTGCGCAAACCGGGTGCACAGGAATAA
- a CDS encoding LysM peptidoglycan-binding domain-containing protein — protein sequence MFDQSHGLRFDIYERIHLSDELPGIAELEEVELIPEIQVIQREDRAELYGQLLLTGLYRGENDRTERLEHAIPVEITVPLTRVSSLDDIGVEIENFDIDLLTMRTVNITGVLSLRGIGGADSQPAWHQEEYTVAYSPEEEGQAKDITAEFREQENEVLYENSLWTFGEGAGEQQPEEQLHTVFAGEAVSPALPEDAEITESAGISSTVQREKEAKVQTHSINARPEGAGSGSAEPLTNHFFAAREKEEPAADPVPLQQAAAPLEIHVVHDEGPTLSADSSGPDTQPVQEDAAVFIDQGSADELFSAIDAAPPQEEKQDLKVALGSKKEEALSTKDPLTFSTLLGSSRLRKEPENLAEEDTAAAPAAPAAREAGNESEWKSRFIGGLGGKDLFRTVRLCIVQREETLDSIAEKYQLSARELVMYNRLSGQSVEEGQVLYIP from the coding sequence GTGTTTGACCAGTCCCACGGTTTGCGGTTTGATATTTATGAACGCATCCACCTATCGGATGAACTTCCGGGAATCGCTGAGCTGGAAGAGGTGGAGCTGATTCCGGAAATCCAGGTGATTCAGCGGGAGGACCGGGCCGAGCTGTACGGCCAGCTGCTGCTCACCGGTCTTTACCGGGGAGAAAATGACCGGACCGAGCGTCTGGAGCATGCCATACCTGTGGAAATCACAGTTCCGCTGACCCGGGTCAGCTCGCTCGATGACATAGGGGTGGAGATCGAAAATTTCGATATTGACCTGCTTACAATGCGCACTGTCAATATTACCGGTGTACTCTCGCTGCGGGGGATCGGCGGAGCGGACTCACAGCCTGCCTGGCATCAGGAAGAGTATACGGTTGCCTATTCACCTGAAGAGGAAGGGCAGGCGAAGGACATAACGGCAGAATTCCGGGAGCAGGAGAATGAAGTCCTGTATGAGAATTCCTTGTGGACCTTCGGCGAAGGAGCCGGGGAGCAGCAGCCGGAAGAACAGCTTCATACGGTGTTTGCCGGGGAAGCTGTCAGCCCCGCGCTGCCGGAGGATGCTGAAATAACCGAGTCCGCCGGAATTTCTTCCACAGTACAGCGGGAGAAGGAAGCCAAGGTGCAGACGCATAGTATTAATGCCCGTCCTGAAGGCGCAGGTTCCGGCAGTGCTGAGCCTTTGACCAATCACTTTTTTGCCGCCAGGGAGAAGGAGGAGCCTGCTGCTGATCCGGTTCCGCTTCAACAGGCAGCGGCGCCCCTAGAAATACATGTAGTCCATGACGAAGGACCCACCCTCTCTGCGGACTCAAGCGGGCCCGATACACAGCCTGTCCAGGAGGATGCGGCAGTCTTCATTGACCAGGGGAGCGCAGATGAACTGTTCTCAGCTATAGATGCAGCGCCTCCGCAGGAAGAGAAGCAGGATCTCAAGGTCGCACTGGGCAGCAAAAAAGAAGAAGCCTTGTCTACCAAAGATCCGCTCACCTTCTCCACTCTGCTTGGCTCCAGCCGCTTGCGGAAGGAGCCGGAGAATTTGGCTGAAGAGGATACTGCTGCTGCACCTGCTGCACCAGCAGCCAGGGAAGCCGGCAATGAAAGTGAATGGAAAAGCCGCTTCATCGGCGGACTGGGCGGGAAGGATCTGTTCCGCACAGTGCGGCTGTGCATTGTCCAGCGTGAGGAGACACTGGATTCCATCGCCGAGAAATATCAGCTGAGTGCAAGAGAGCTCGTCATGTACAACCGGCTCTCCGGGCAGAGCGTGGAAGAAGGCCAGGTGCTGTACATTCCCTAG
- a CDS encoding TetR-like C-terminal domain-containing protein, giving the protein MGDRRSARTKAAVKQAFLTLLDKKSISKITIYEITELADIGRGTFYLHYRDIYHLYSEIEAEMFDQLNEFYDASFPIRDRQDILQFFNKITEYIYHNKTLFNMMINPEDTLLTPDKFKRFFKGKILQEMLNEEKYPDVPTVFEETESLFIAAGVSGVLENWIMRGMEEEPAGMSLRIQQLLLKLEE; this is encoded by the coding sequence GTGGGAGACAGACGATCGGCCAGGACCAAGGCAGCGGTTAAACAAGCTTTTCTGACACTGCTGGATAAAAAGTCTATTTCTAAAATAACCATTTATGAGATTACGGAGCTGGCCGATATCGGCAGAGGTACTTTTTATTTGCATTACAGGGATATTTACCACTTATACAGTGAAATTGAAGCGGAGATGTTTGATCAGTTAAACGAGTTCTACGATGCGTCTTTCCCAATCAGAGACCGCCAGGATATCCTGCAGTTTTTTAACAAAATAACGGAATATATCTATCACAACAAAACATTGTTTAACATGATGATTAATCCGGAGGACACCCTGTTGACGCCCGACAAATTCAAGCGGTTTTTCAAAGGGAAAATTCTGCAGGAAATGCTTAACGAAGAGAAATACCCGGATGTACCCACGGTGTTTGAAGAGACGGAAAGCCTGTTCATTGCGGCAGGAGTATCCGGAGTCCTTGAAAACTGGATCATGCGCGGCATGGAGGAGGAACCGGCGGGAATGTCTCTGCGCATACAGCAGCTGCTGCTGAAGCTGGAAGAGTGA
- a CDS encoding valine--tRNA ligase → MTDLQNTAENAAAANNKQSDMPTTYDPKAAEQKWYTYWMENEFFKAGLRPDAEPYSIVIPPPNVTGMLHIGHALDFTLQDILIRVKRMQGYDTLWLPGTDHAGIATQTKVEQKLRQQGISRHDLGREKFLEQVWAWKDQYAETIHQQWAKMGLSLDYSRERFTLDEGLSSGVRKVFIELYRKGLIYRGKRIINWDPAARTALSDIEVEYKEVNGHLYHLKYPLKDGSGFITVATTRPETMLGDTAVAVHPKDERYKDLIGKTLILPIIGREIPVVADDYVDKEFGSGAVKITPAHDPNDFEVGLRHNLPQINVMDEGGVMNEEAGPYNGQDRSECRKNIVADLRAQGVLISIEDHVHQVGHSERSGAVIEPYLSTQWFVKMQPLAEAAIAAQKDGDGVRFVPDRFEKTYLNWIENIRDWCISRQLWWGHRIPAWYSESTGEVFVANDIEEARQISGLDDLVQDEDVLDTWFSSNLWPFATLGWPDESSADYQRFYPNNVLVTGYDIIYFWVARMIFSALEFTGKKPFSDVLMHGLVRDAEGRKMSKSLGNGIDPLDVIEQYGADAMRYMISTGSTAGQDLRFRMEKVEQARNFANKIWNASRFALMNLEGVQFKDIDITGELSTADRWILHRLNETSRDITRLIDSYEYGETGRLLYNFIWDDLCDWYIEFAKLSFYGTDPAAKAKTQSVLAYVLDRTLRLIHPFMPFITEEIWQHLPHEGETITLAEWPKYDPALENDAAVAEMNLLMDIIRAVRNIRAEVNVPMSKKVELIIKAGSEETLSIISRNGNYISRFCNTSSFEAGLQPQTPDKVMSAVVTGAELLLPLSGLIDIDQEIIRLEKEVQTLNSEVERVEKKLSNQGFVAKAPAKVIEEERAKQADYSAKREKVLARIAELRG, encoded by the coding sequence ATGACGGACCTGCAGAATACGGCAGAGAACGCTGCGGCTGCAAATAACAAGCAAAGCGACATGCCGACTACATATGATCCGAAGGCGGCTGAGCAGAAATGGTACACCTACTGGATGGAGAACGAATTTTTTAAGGCCGGGCTGCGTCCTGACGCCGAGCCTTACAGCATCGTTATCCCGCCGCCGAACGTAACAGGCATGCTGCATATCGGGCACGCGCTGGACTTCACCCTGCAGGATATTCTGATCCGCGTGAAACGGATGCAGGGCTATGACACCCTCTGGCTGCCGGGAACAGACCATGCGGGGATCGCTACCCAGACCAAGGTGGAGCAGAAGCTGCGCCAGCAGGGCATTTCCCGTCATGATCTCGGCCGCGAGAAATTCCTGGAGCAGGTATGGGCCTGGAAAGACCAGTATGCCGAAACCATTCATCAGCAATGGGCCAAAATGGGCCTGTCCCTCGACTACTCGCGGGAACGGTTCACCCTGGATGAAGGGCTGTCCAGCGGTGTGCGAAAGGTCTTTATTGAGCTGTACCGCAAAGGCCTGATCTACCGCGGCAAACGCATCATCAACTGGGATCCGGCTGCACGTACGGCCCTCTCGGATATCGAGGTTGAATATAAGGAAGTTAACGGACATCTCTATCATCTGAAGTATCCGCTTAAGGACGGCAGCGGCTTCATTACAGTAGCTACGACGCGTCCTGAGACCATGCTGGGTGATACTGCGGTTGCCGTACATCCGAAGGATGAACGCTACAAGGATCTGATCGGCAAGACGCTGATCCTGCCGATCATCGGCCGCGAGATTCCGGTCGTTGCGGATGACTATGTAGACAAGGAATTCGGAAGCGGTGCGGTGAAGATCACCCCGGCCCATGACCCGAATGACTTCGAGGTAGGCCTGCGCCACAATCTGCCGCAGATTAACGTGATGGATGAAGGCGGCGTTATGAACGAAGAAGCCGGCCCTTACAATGGCCAGGACCGCAGCGAATGCCGCAAGAATATCGTTGCAGACCTCAGAGCGCAGGGCGTGCTGATCTCCATCGAGGACCACGTGCATCAGGTGGGGCACAGTGAGCGTTCGGGAGCTGTTATCGAGCCTTACCTGTCCACACAGTGGTTCGTTAAAATGCAGCCGCTGGCTGAAGCGGCCATTGCTGCGCAGAAGGACGGCGACGGGGTTAGATTCGTGCCGGACCGTTTTGAGAAAACCTATCTGAACTGGATCGAAAATATCCGCGACTGGTGTATTTCCCGCCAGCTGTGGTGGGGACACCGTATCCCGGCCTGGTATTCAGAGTCTACCGGTGAAGTATTTGTTGCAAATGATATTGAGGAAGCCCGTCAAATCAGCGGTCTCGATGATCTGGTACAGGATGAGGATGTTCTGGATACCTGGTTCAGCTCCAACCTGTGGCCTTTCGCCACTCTGGGCTGGCCGGACGAGAGCAGCGCCGACTATCAGCGCTTCTATCCGAACAATGTTCTGGTTACCGGTTATGACATCATTTATTTCTGGGTGGCACGGATGATCTTCTCCGCCCTGGAGTTCACCGGCAAGAAGCCGTTCTCCGATGTGCTCATGCACGGTCTGGTACGTGATGCCGAAGGACGCAAAATGTCCAAATCGCTCGGCAACGGGATCGATCCGCTGGATGTTATCGAGCAGTACGGTGCGGATGCCATGCGCTATATGATCTCCACCGGCAGCACTGCCGGACAGGATCTGCGTTTCCGGATGGAAAAGGTAGAGCAGGCGCGGAACTTTGCCAACAAGATCTGGAATGCATCGCGCTTTGCACTGATGAATCTGGAAGGCGTACAATTTAAGGATATCGACATCACAGGTGAGCTTTCGACAGCAGACCGCTGGATTTTACACCGCCTGAACGAAACTTCTCGCGATATTACGCGTCTAATTGACTCGTACGAGTATGGTGAGACAGGCCGCCTGCTGTACAACTTCATCTGGGATGATCTGTGTGACTGGTATATCGAATTTGCGAAGCTGTCGTTTTACGGTACAGATCCTGCTGCCAAAGCGAAGACGCAATCGGTGCTGGCCTATGTGCTGGACCGCACGCTGCGCCTGATTCATCCGTTCATGCCGTTCATTACCGAGGAAATCTGGCAGCATCTGCCGCATGAAGGTGAGACCATCACTTTGGCGGAATGGCCTAAATACGACCCTGCACTTGAGAATGACGCAGCGGTTGCGGAGATGAACCTGCTGATGGACATCATCCGTGCAGTGCGGAATATCCGAGCTGAAGTGAACGTTCCAATGAGCAAAAAGGTTGAGCTGATCATCAAGGCAGGCAGCGAAGAGACCTTGAGCATTATCAGCCGTAACGGCAATTACATCAGCCGGTTCTGCAATACCTCTTCTTTCGAAGCGGGACTGCAGCCGCAAACGCCGGATAAGGTGATGTCGGCTGTTGTTACTGGAGCGGAGCTGCTGCTGCCGCTGTCCGGGCTGATCGATATTGATCAGGAAATTATCCGTCTTGAGAAAGAAGTGCAGACGCTGAACAGCGAAGTGGAACGTGTAGAGAAGAAACTTAGCAACCAGGGCTTTGTTGCCAAGGCTCCGGCTAAAGTCATCGAAGAGGAACGGGCAAAACAGGCAGACTATTCCGCAAAACGCGAGAAAGTGCTGGCCCGCATCGCAGAGCTGAGAGGATAA
- a CDS encoding folylpolyglutamate synthase/dihydrofolate synthase family protein translates to MEELIGSGRTAPLNSYTEAVDWINSLIPFGIRPGLERIELLMEKLGQPHRKLKFIHVAGTNGKGSTCAFLTSVLIQSGYSVGTFTSPYITKFTNRFQYNGEDIPEDTLTQLANTLHPLVQEIAEGELGSPTMFEVATALAILYYAECCYPDVVVWETGLGGRMDVTNIVTPIVSIITNVGHDHTDVLGDTLELIAGEKAGIIKPGVPAVSCVSQPEAIAVLKAKAAACRSTLYLAGEQFSYDDVRIKDGVQSFNFKGPFRSLEVGIGMKGEHQLSNAAGAMMALEVLRQYMAFMLEDEDVLEGFRRTFWAGRLEEVSKSPRMVLDGAHNPEGAESLAKSLPQFYTYSKLNLLMGMLANKHHESYFKHILPIVDTLILTEPDFRKKMDAEDLQAIAERLREKYAKPNLKIIVERNWGKALQLLQSITAEDDLAVVSGTLYLISDVRGTLLQQPDSEKGW, encoded by the coding sequence ATGGAAGAACTGATCGGGAGCGGCCGTACCGCTCCCTTAAATTCTTATACTGAAGCGGTAGATTGGATCAACAGCCTCATCCCTTTTGGCATCCGTCCGGGCCTGGAGCGGATCGAACTGCTGATGGAGAAGCTGGGGCAACCGCACCGCAAGCTGAAATTCATTCACGTTGCAGGAACGAACGGAAAGGGATCGACCTGTGCTTTCCTGACCAGCGTGCTGATACAAAGCGGCTACAGCGTAGGGACCTTCACCTCTCCCTACATCACCAAATTTACCAACCGTTTTCAATATAACGGCGAGGATATTCCGGAAGATACGCTGACTCAGCTCGCGAATACCCTGCATCCGCTTGTTCAGGAGATTGCAGAGGGTGAGCTTGGCTCGCCTACAATGTTCGAGGTGGCCACAGCACTGGCGATTCTGTATTACGCGGAATGCTGCTACCCTGATGTGGTCGTATGGGAGACAGGTCTTGGGGGAAGGATGGATGTTACAAACATCGTCACCCCGATCGTATCCATCATCACGAATGTCGGCCATGATCACACCGATGTGCTGGGAGATACACTGGAGCTCATTGCCGGAGAAAAGGCCGGAATTATCAAGCCCGGCGTTCCGGCCGTCAGCTGTGTCAGCCAGCCTGAAGCCATTGCGGTGCTGAAGGCCAAAGCGGCCGCCTGCCGTTCCACTCTTTATCTTGCCGGAGAACAATTCAGCTATGACGATGTCCGGATCAAGGACGGCGTACAGAGCTTTAACTTCAAGGGACCTTTCCGTTCACTTGAAGTCGGCATTGGCATGAAGGGCGAGCATCAGCTCAGCAACGCAGCCGGGGCGATGATGGCACTGGAGGTACTGCGCCAGTATATGGCGTTTATGCTGGAGGATGAGGATGTGCTGGAGGGTTTCCGCCGCACCTTCTGGGCCGGCAGACTGGAGGAAGTCAGCAAGTCTCCGCGGATGGTGCTGGACGGGGCGCATAACCCTGAAGGCGCGGAGAGCCTGGCAAAGAGCCTGCCGCAGTTCTATACGTACAGCAAATTAAATTTGCTTATGGGGATGCTGGCAAATAAGCATCATGAGTCATACTTCAAGCATATACTGCCTATAGTGGATACGCTCATCCTGACCGAACCGGATTTCCGGAAGAAAATGGACGCGGAAGATCTGCAGGCCATTGCAGAACGGCTGCGGGAGAAATATGCCAAACCAAACTTGAAAATTATAGTAGAACGTAATTGGGGAAAAGCGCTGCAACTGCTGCAGAGTATCACGGCAGAGGACGACCTTGCTGTCGTGTCCGGAACGCTGTATCTGATTTCTGATGTGCGCGGTACGCTTTTGCAGCAACCCGATTCTGAAAAAGGCTGGTGA
- a CDS encoding GGDEF domain-containing protein produces MITAHMVGVFMGFQLDIRTLLYLFITGNLFIALLITFYRVHFSKDIASVAFIAAKWLQVLYWSSILLWNKMPDYIVIPLSNGLILAGGGLEIAALLLMMGMLGRTEKLYYLLITAGSIISFIFVVLFFNQPNLRVATTSFWVMLFVIYPGHSLMRMKEKTPLQSMLGMIFYVFAAAMLWRSFAALFVEPEMGALSANSAQYSYYLCMFFFMLGGTLAFILLSNEHSYEKLKRIASYDSLTGILGRRTFLLEAELKLALAAKKQEHYSLLLLDLDHFKKINDTYGHEKGDAVLQDFAKAIERNLGNGDLFGRVGGEEFAVLLYRLDEEASDIKAEQLRQAVVDSSRSSHSFEYTVSIGVITVLPDHRTSLNMLYKLCDRALYQAKQEGRNRVVRSR; encoded by the coding sequence ATGATTACCGCGCATATGGTGGGTGTATTCATGGGTTTCCAGCTTGATATCCGAACGTTGTTGTACCTGTTTATTACAGGTAATCTATTTATCGCTCTGCTGATTACCTTTTACCGGGTTCATTTTTCCAAAGATATAGCCTCCGTGGCTTTTATTGCAGCCAAATGGCTGCAGGTGCTGTACTGGAGCTCTATTCTGCTGTGGAACAAAATGCCCGATTATATCGTGATTCCGCTAAGCAACGGCCTGATTCTCGCCGGAGGCGGTCTTGAGATTGCTGCACTGCTGCTTATGATGGGGATGCTGGGGCGCACCGAAAAGCTGTATTATCTGCTGATTACGGCGGGCAGTATCATCAGCTTTATTTTCGTAGTTTTGTTTTTTAACCAGCCGAACCTGCGGGTGGCGACAACATCCTTCTGGGTCATGCTGTTCGTAATCTATCCGGGTCACAGCCTGATGCGTATGAAGGAGAAGACGCCGCTGCAGAGCATGCTCGGCATGATCTTTTATGTGTTTGCCGCCGCCATGCTGTGGAGATCGTTCGCCGCACTGTTTGTGGAACCGGAGATGGGAGCGCTGTCGGCAAATTCGGCGCAGTATTCCTATTACCTGTGCATGTTCTTTTTCATGCTCGGGGGAACCCTGGCATTTATCCTGCTCTCGAATGAGCATTCCTATGAGAAGCTGAAGAGAATAGCCTCCTATGACTCTTTGACCGGCATCCTGGGACGCAGAACGTTTCTGCTGGAAGCCGAGCTCAAGCTGGCGCTTGCCGCCAAAAAACAGGAACATTATTCACTGCTGCTGCTGGATTTGGATCATTTCAAGAAGATCAATGATACATACGGACATGAGAAGGGCGATGCGGTGCTGCAGGATTTTGCCAAAGCCATTGAACGGAATCTGGGCAACGGGGATTTATTCGGCAGAGTCGGCGGGGAAGAATTCGCTGTACTGCTCTACAGGCTGGATGAAGAGGCCAGTGATATCAAGGCAGAACAGCTGCGCCAGGCGGTCGTTGACTCCTCAAGATCCAGCCATTCTTTTGAATATACGGTCAGTATAGGCGTCATTACCGTTCTTCCGGATCACCGGACATCACTGAATATGCTCTACAAGCTCTGTGACCGGGCGCTGTACCAGGCCAAGCAGGAGGGCAGAAACAGGGTAGTCAGATCCCGGTGA
- a CDS encoding GNAT family N-acetyltransferase: MNSYRLAKKNELHEVAALFTESFREYPLFQLLLAPGKDYNNQLFKLNYTNTKSYFQQNACFVGTMDGTIVSAVLLKKSEVNPPGFFQYLFNGGVALAAGAGIRRIIHILKTLDTMKEAVNRYGQDSWYIDSLAVAEGYQGKSLGSGLFNTFIFPYVSRHGGGPITLVTHTELNKKFYCKNGFEVFSEYSIGPEGNQITNYSFRQVVPPGSP, from the coding sequence ATGAATTCATACCGCTTGGCTAAAAAAAATGAACTGCATGAAGTTGCCGCATTGTTTACGGAGTCTTTCAGGGAATATCCTTTGTTCCAGCTGCTTCTGGCACCCGGCAAAGATTATAACAATCAGTTATTTAAGCTTAATTATACCAATACCAAGTCTTACTTCCAGCAGAACGCCTGCTTTGTCGGAACAATGGATGGTACAATCGTCTCTGCTGTCCTGCTTAAAAAAAGCGAGGTGAACCCTCCCGGGTTCTTTCAATATTTGTTCAATGGCGGAGTGGCGCTGGCGGCAGGGGCCGGTATCCGGAGGATTATCCATATTTTAAAAACGCTGGATACGATGAAGGAGGCTGTTAACCGTTACGGGCAGGACAGCTGGTACATTGATTCTTTGGCCGTTGCGGAAGGCTATCAGGGGAAGAGCCTGGGGAGCGGATTGTTTAATACCTTTATTTTTCCTTATGTCAGCAGGCACGGGGGTGGTCCCATTACACTTGTTACCCACACAGAACTGAACAAGAAGTTTTATTGCAAAAACGGCTTTGAGGTTTTTAGCGAATACAGCATCGGGCCAGAGGGCAATCAAATCACCAACTATAGTTTCCGGCAGGTTGTACCTCCCGGCAGTCCATAA